The following are from one region of the Raphanus sativus cultivar WK10039 unplaced genomic scaffold, ASM80110v3 Scaffold1415, whole genome shotgun sequence genome:
- the LOC130504201 gene encoding universal stress protein PHOS34-like, whose translation MATGEEKPVMVVGVDESEQSTYALEWTLDRFFAPYAPNFPFKLIIVHAKPNAVSAVGLAGPGTAEVVPYVDADLKHTAVKVVDKAKALCQSKSVHGAMIEVFEGDARNILCEVVDKHHASLLVVGSHGYGAIKRAVLGSVSDYCAHHAHCSVMIVKKPKIKV comes from the exons ATGGCTACAGGAGAGGAGAAACCAGTGATGGTAGTTGGTGTGGACGAAAGCGAGCAGAGCACCTACGCATTGGAGTGGACTCTCGATCGTTTCTTCGCTCCCTACGCTCCCAATTTCCCTTTCAAGCTCATCATCGTCCACGCCAAACCTAACGCCGTCTCCGCCGTTGGTCTCGCTGGCCCTG gtACTGCGGAGGTTGTGCCTTATGTTGATGCTGATTTGAAGCATACCGCTGTTAAGGTTGTCGACAAAGCCAAAGCACTCTGTCAGAGCAAGTCG GTTCATGGCGCAATGATAGAAGTTTTTGAAGGCGATGCAAGGAATATCCTTTGCGAGGTTGTTGATAAACACCATGCTTCTCTTCTCGTTGTTGGAAGCCATGGTTATGGAGCTATCAAGAG GGCGGTTCTCGGGAGCGTGAGTGATTACTGTGCTCACCATGCTCATTGCTCGGTGATGATCGTGAAGAAGCCTAAGATCAAGGTCTGA